From one Bacillus sp. FJAT-42376 genomic stretch:
- a CDS encoding amino acid adenylation domain-containing protein, translated as MTSQTTQFSLSLTDADRTDTTLNVHRTILDLFYEQVRTFPDKKALTYLEESYTYEELNELSNGIAAALLDRGIKKGDFAGVYIKRSADAVLAMLGALKAGAVYVPIDPAYPADRIQYMIEDTNCRVILVNQSVEEPGLDKLSVNMKTIKPLKEPIQTMNISPQDLAYIIYTSGSTGKPKGTMIRHAGVHNLAKWLASHYQFHENTVISEFASFSFDASIIDIFQALLNGARLHIFSEESRTNYSGLLDEIEQHRVTNMILPTAYFNNMVSALGPDDVKKLDSVEVIALAGEALTGEPVRLWQGLFGMKPMISNFYGPSEATVMASYYDIDEPLDKEVANVPIGRPIGGVQLYVVNGTGEQCLDGEPGELLIEGPGISAGYLNQPEKTDAVFCSYNGRMYYRSGDIVRKLPDGNIEFLGRTDDQVKIRGHRIEIGEIENALIALGYIQEAAVIPKANAAGKELYCFYTVKEGMHVPKEVLNADLKKRLPEYMVPSFYIELSEMPIAATGKIDRKYLENEDIHRFLSGRITPPQTETEVKIADAAAAELTMAELDRHDDLFTIGANSFKVLSILAKLKPDFPQLNLQHFYTHRTVARLGEFLDQSQEDEAGRQIRKQVKLTEHPLFIGDNQNKEGISQDRHILLTGATGFLGAHVLMDLLKEPDVHVYCLVRGNSEAEAEMRLQKVLDPFQNEFTDKTKQSVLLGDLGKDRLGLQEDVYEELKHTLTHIIHCAAEVRHYGDPEHFYHINVRGTQELLDLCKDSRHIHFSYVSTMGIPEDLAVENLWESYCSANPSQFVGKLANVYTSSKFEAEKRIHMEMEKGLKAAVFRAGNLTGRSDTGVFQENIESNAFYRMVKGLMMLEKMEETDSLVDFTPVDLASRAVTELTFDPEAAGRTFHIIDPNPMSFADFLDCLNKAGYEIDTVSHEQFMERVYGVELDAEGRQLAISIQEGEGLKDPLMEWDCCQTLAFLPSYEDQFERKEEYVKKLVSYGQECGYFPVPKVLV; from the coding sequence ATGACATCGCAAACTACCCAGTTCAGCCTCTCACTAACAGACGCAGACAGAACGGACACCACCCTGAATGTGCATCGCACGATTCTGGATTTGTTTTATGAGCAAGTTAGAACATTCCCCGATAAAAAGGCTTTAACCTATTTAGAAGAGTCCTATACATACGAAGAACTCAATGAGCTTTCAAATGGCATAGCCGCAGCCCTGCTGGACCGAGGCATAAAAAAAGGGGACTTTGCGGGCGTTTATATCAAAAGAAGCGCTGACGCTGTTCTTGCCATGTTAGGAGCTTTGAAAGCCGGAGCCGTTTATGTACCGATCGATCCCGCTTATCCGGCAGACCGCATTCAGTATATGATTGAAGACACCAATTGCCGGGTCATCCTCGTGAATCAGTCTGTGGAAGAACCCGGTTTGGATAAGCTTTCTGTTAATATGAAAACGATTAAGCCTCTGAAAGAACCTATACAAACCATGAATATCTCCCCCCAAGACCTTGCCTATATTATTTATACCTCCGGGTCTACTGGAAAACCAAAAGGGACCATGATTAGGCACGCCGGTGTTCACAATCTGGCAAAATGGTTAGCCAGTCACTATCAATTTCATGAGAATACAGTGATTTCTGAATTTGCTTCCTTCAGTTTCGACGCTTCCATTATTGATATTTTTCAGGCACTTTTAAATGGTGCCCGGCTTCATATTTTCTCTGAAGAGTCCAGAACAAATTACAGCGGGCTGCTTGATGAAATCGAACAGCATCGGGTAACGAATATGATTTTGCCGACCGCTTATTTTAACAATATGGTTTCGGCATTAGGTCCGGACGATGTAAAAAAGCTTGATTCTGTCGAAGTGATTGCACTGGCAGGTGAAGCACTTACGGGAGAGCCTGTCCGACTTTGGCAGGGACTTTTCGGCATGAAGCCGATGATTTCCAACTTTTACGGACCTTCTGAGGCCACGGTCATGGCGAGTTATTATGACATCGATGAACCGCTTGATAAGGAAGTGGCAAATGTCCCGATTGGCCGCCCCATCGGAGGGGTTCAGCTTTATGTTGTAAACGGGACAGGTGAACAATGTCTGGATGGAGAACCTGGAGAATTGCTGATTGAAGGACCTGGAATTTCAGCCGGATACCTGAATCAGCCGGAAAAAACAGACGCCGTTTTCTGCAGCTATAATGGCCGCATGTATTATCGGAGCGGAGATATTGTCCGAAAGCTTCCGGATGGCAACATTGAATTTCTGGGCAGAACCGATGATCAGGTGAAAATCAGGGGCCATCGGATTGAAATAGGGGAAATTGAGAATGCGCTGATTGCACTTGGCTATATCCAGGAAGCGGCTGTTATACCGAAAGCGAACGCAGCAGGAAAAGAGCTTTACTGCTTCTACACCGTTAAGGAAGGGATGCATGTACCTAAAGAGGTGCTGAATGCGGATTTGAAAAAACGGCTCCCGGAATACATGGTTCCCTCTTTTTACATTGAGCTTAGTGAGATGCCGATTGCAGCAACAGGGAAAATAGACCGCAAATATCTCGAAAATGAAGATATTCACCGTTTCTTAAGCGGCCGGATTACTCCTCCTCAAACAGAAACGGAAGTGAAAATTGCAGATGCGGCGGCTGCAGAGCTGACGATGGCTGAACTGGACCGCCATGATGATCTTTTCACCATTGGGGCGAATTCCTTCAAGGTATTGAGCATTCTGGCGAAGCTGAAGCCTGACTTTCCGCAGCTGAACCTGCAGCATTTCTATACCCACAGAACGGTTGCGAGGCTCGGAGAATTTCTTGATCAATCGCAGGAAGATGAGGCAGGCCGCCAAATCCGGAAGCAGGTTAAGCTGACTGAGCATCCTTTATTTATCGGCGACAATCAGAATAAAGAAGGGATCAGCCAGGACCGACATATTCTTCTGACTGGGGCAACCGGCTTTCTTGGTGCACATGTTCTAATGGACCTGCTGAAGGAACCGGATGTTCACGTTTATTGCCTTGTGCGGGGGAATAGTGAAGCGGAAGCGGAAATGAGACTGCAAAAAGTGCTGGATCCTTTTCAGAATGAGTTTACCGATAAAACCAAGCAATCCGTTCTATTAGGGGACCTGGGAAAAGACCGGTTAGGCCTTCAGGAAGATGTGTATGAAGAGCTGAAGCATACTCTCACACACATTATTCACTGTGCAGCGGAGGTACGGCATTATGGAGATCCGGAGCACTTTTATCATATCAATGTGAGAGGCACGCAAGAGCTGCTTGATTTGTGCAAAGACAGCCGCCATATTCATTTTTCCTATGTGTCAACGATGGGAATCCCTGAAGATTTGGCTGTGGAAAACCTTTGGGAAAGCTATTGTTCCGCCAATCCTTCACAGTTTGTTGGGAAACTTGCCAATGTCTATACAAGCAGCAAGTTTGAGGCGGAGAAAAGGATTCATATGGAAATGGAAAAAGGACTGAAGGCAGCGGTTTTCCGTGCAGGGAATCTGACAGGCCGTTCCGATACAGGGGTTTTTCAGGAAAATATCGAAAGCAATGCTTTTTACCGGATGGTCAAAGGGCTGATGATGTTAGAGAAAATGGAAGAAACCGATAGTCTGGTGGATTTTACACCGGTTGATTTAGCGAGCCGTGCTGTCACTGAGCTCACCTTTGACCCGGAAGCGGCCGGAAGAACCTTTCATATTATCGATCCGAATCCGATGAGCTTCGCTGATTTTCTTGATTGTTTAAACAAGGCGGGCTATGAAATCGATACCGTCAGCCATGAACAGTTTATGGAGCGTGTCTATGGCGTAGAACTCGATGCGGAAGGGCGCCAGCTTGCCATCTCCATTCAGGAAGGCGAGGGACTGAAAGATCCTTTAATGGAATGGGACTGTTGCCAGACACTTGCCTTTCTTCCTTCTTATGAGGATCAATTCGAAAGAAAAGAAGAGTACGTGAAAAAACTCGTTTCCTACGGCCAGGAATGCGGCTACTTCCCGGTTCCAAAAGTCCTTGTCTAA
- a CDS encoding 4'-phosphopantetheinyl transferase superfamily protein: protein MSPEKFSDLIEAFSPEEQKEIRKYQHFPDQTRALMAYLAVKENLKENASLFNAEIAKDERGRPFIKNWHGNISLSHSGNVALSGAAYNRIGADVQKRTAVPEAVAELIFSGEEINLYRKLSADKKVHYLFVIWTLKEAYVKLQGTGFLEYDPASITFILNERFTEVIEIRGAANRALDFYLFEPVSGYQGAVCTEGVRSKKALQTSCSIME from the coding sequence ATGTCACCGGAAAAATTTTCAGATCTAATCGAAGCTTTTTCTCCTGAGGAGCAAAAAGAAATTCGCAAATATCAACATTTCCCGGACCAGACCAGGGCTCTTATGGCTTATCTGGCGGTTAAAGAAAACTTGAAAGAAAATGCATCGCTTTTTAATGCCGAAATAGCCAAGGATGAAAGAGGAAGACCGTTCATTAAAAACTGGCACGGAAACATCAGTCTTTCCCATTCAGGAAATGTAGCCTTATCGGGTGCAGCATATAACAGAATCGGAGCAGATGTTCAAAAAAGGACGGCTGTTCCGGAGGCAGTGGCTGAATTGATTTTTTCCGGGGAAGAAATCAATTTATACCGGAAGCTGAGCGCGGATAAAAAAGTACACTACTTGTTTGTCATCTGGACACTTAAAGAAGCTTATGTGAAGCTTCAGGGAACTGGTTTTTTAGAATATGATCCTGCATCTATCACGTTTATCCTGAATGAACGGTTCACCGAAGTAATAGAAATAAGAGGCGCTGCAAATCGGGCTCTTGATTTCTATTTATTTGAACCCGTTTCCGGATACCAGGGGGCAGTTTGCACAGAAGGAGTAAGATCGAAAAAGGCGCTGCAGACCAGCTGTTCAATAATGGAATAA